A stretch of the Chloroflexota bacterium genome encodes the following:
- the coxB gene encoding cytochrome c oxidase subunit II encodes MLKSAVSLKKLAGVVLLGILTVLLAGCNTIINPENPQSTFETLGPVAENQLFIFWVIFFAGLVVFVFVEAALLYMVFKFKRREGDGDPAQTHGNTRLEIAWTIAPVIVLVVAAVPTVQGIFYADAGRFVAADSTAQALEVDVIGHQWWFEFRYPHPTNAGEQVAVANEMYVPVGEPVVFLLDSVDVIHSFWVPKLAGKVDMIPNNDNKMWFEAYVPGEYFGQCAEFCGVSHANMRFKVVAVARDEFDRWLLHQASPAAEPSDPLAARGKELFRDAGCSGCHADSNSVIKLRDDGSRIPGRTGPILNHVATRLNHLGMFRNSDVDFEDASGRRLYINSQGMPTDVTTGRSFINESMLQANLKEWITDPESLKPGNLMARDGEPYIDPENELTEGEIDALVAYLMTLN; translated from the coding sequence ATGCTGAAAAGCGCAGTGAGCTTGAAGAAGTTAGCGGGCGTGGTATTGCTGGGCATTCTGACTGTCCTGCTTGCGGGCTGCAATACCATCATCAACCCCGAAAATCCCCAGTCAACCTTTGAAACCCTCGGTCCTGTCGCCGAAAACCAACTCTTCATTTTCTGGGTTATCTTCTTTGCCGGGCTGGTGGTCTTCGTCTTCGTCGAAGCCGCGCTCCTGTATATGGTATTCAAGTTCAAGCGGCGTGAAGGTGACGGCGACCCGGCGCAAACGCACGGCAACACACGCTTGGAAATCGCGTGGACAATTGCGCCGGTCATCGTGCTTGTCGTAGCGGCGGTTCCCACAGTGCAGGGCATCTTCTACGCGGACGCGGGCAGATTCGTCGCCGCGGACAGTACCGCGCAGGCGCTTGAAGTTGATGTCATCGGCCACCAGTGGTGGTTCGAGTTCCGCTATCCTCACCCGACCAATGCCGGCGAGCAGGTCGCAGTCGCCAACGAGATGTATGTGCCAGTCGGCGAGCCTGTCGTCTTCCTCTTGGACTCGGTGGACGTCATCCATAGCTTCTGGGTGCCAAAGCTCGCGGGTAAGGTTGATATGATCCCGAACAATGACAACAAGATGTGGTTCGAAGCGTATGTGCCCGGCGAATACTTCGGGCAGTGCGCCGAGTTCTGCGGCGTGTCGCATGCCAATATGCGCTTCAAAGTTGTAGCAGTCGCGCGCGACGAATTTGACCGCTGGCTGCTGCATCAGGCAAGCCCGGCTGCTGAGCCTTCGGACCCGCTCGCGGCGCGCGGCAAGGAACTCTTCCGAGACGCGGGTTGCTCCGGCTGCCACGCAGACAGCAACAGTGTAATCAAACTGCGCGACGACGGCAGCAGGATACCCGGCAGGACAGGTCCCATCCTGAACCATGTGGCAACGCGTCTGAACCACCTCGGCATGTTCCGCAATTCGGATGTGGACTTCGAGGATGCGAGCGGACGACGACTCTACATCAACTCGCAAGGCATGCCTACCGACGTAACCACGGGGCGCTCATTCATCAACGAATCTATGCTGCAGGCGAACCTTAAGGAATGGATAACTGATCCGGAATCTCTGAAGCCCGGCAACCTGATGGCGCGCGACGGCGAACCGTACATCGACCCGGAGAACGAACTGACGGAAGGCGAAATCGACGCGCTCGTAGCGTACCTTATGACGCTCAATTAA
- the ctaD gene encoding cytochrome c oxidase subunit I, producing MTTMAFPIPRPTHPTGIWNWITTIDHKKIGVLYGVTAFILFLTGGIEALLMRIQLAGPNQDIVSAEIFNQLFTMHGTTMIFLAIMPLSAAFFNFVIPLQIGARDVAFPRLNAFSYWTFLAGAIILKISWFTGGATNAGWFGYAPLTSVQQNPGTGIDYWIVSLQVLGIASLAASFNFLVTIINMRAPGMSFMRLPLFTWMTFITNILIVLAFPVITVALIELYFDRSFGMNFFNVARGGDPVLWQHLFWVFGHPEVYILILPAMGIVSEILPTFSKKPLFGYPTIVLAGAIIAFMGWMVWSHHMFTVGLGPIPVTVFTITTMAIAVPTGIKVFNWMATMWGGSIDFKTPMLYAVGFVAMFTVGGISGVMHSMASSDAQQQDTYFIVAHIHYVLFGGAIFAIFAGIYYWFPKITGRMYSETLGKINFWITMVGFNLAFFPQHFLGLDGMPRRIYTYDASMGWNLWNGVSTAGVIILAIGILIFMHNIVKSWRKGELAGGDPWDGRTLEWSIPSPPPEYNFAEIPTVYDRDDWWAGKRREVRRGVPVAGGSGEDEHHDIHLPQPSYWPLVVAIGLFIGGIGLVYPVGMYAISMVGVFIGTVAVYAWSFEPVNDPEEGEQAAH from the coding sequence ATGACAACAATGGCGTTCCCTATACCCAGACCGACACACCCTACAGGGATATGGAATTGGATAACGACTATCGACCACAAGAAGATAGGCGTGCTGTACGGCGTTACCGCGTTCATTCTGTTCCTGACAGGTGGTATCGAAGCGCTCCTGATGCGCATTCAGCTCGCCGGTCCTAACCAGGACATCGTAAGCGCCGAGATATTCAACCAGCTGTTCACAATGCACGGCACGACGATGATCTTCTTGGCGATAATGCCGCTGAGTGCCGCGTTCTTCAACTTCGTAATTCCACTGCAAATCGGCGCGCGGGATGTAGCGTTCCCGCGTCTCAACGCCTTCAGCTATTGGACATTCCTCGCAGGCGCGATAATCCTGAAGATTAGCTGGTTCACCGGCGGCGCGACAAACGCCGGCTGGTTCGGCTACGCGCCACTGACAAGTGTGCAGCAAAACCCCGGCACCGGCATCGACTACTGGATAGTCAGCCTGCAGGTGCTAGGCATAGCGTCCCTGGCGGCGTCGTTCAACTTCCTCGTTACCATCATCAACATGCGTGCGCCGGGCATGTCGTTCATGCGACTGCCGCTGTTCACATGGATGACTTTCATCACGAACATCCTAATCGTGCTTGCGTTCCCCGTTATCACGGTCGCGCTAATCGAACTGTACTTCGATCGCAGCTTCGGGATGAACTTCTTCAATGTCGCGCGCGGCGGCGATCCCGTGCTCTGGCAGCACCTGTTCTGGGTCTTTGGACACCCTGAAGTGTACATCCTGATTCTTCCGGCGATGGGCATCGTATCCGAAATCCTGCCCACATTCTCCAAGAAGCCGCTGTTCGGCTATCCGACAATCGTGCTGGCTGGCGCTATCATCGCCTTCATGGGCTGGATGGTGTGGAGCCACCACATGTTCACGGTAGGGCTCGGGCCTATCCCGGTAACCGTCTTCACGATTACCACGATGGCAATCGCAGTGCCTACAGGGATAAAGGTGTTCAACTGGATGGCCACTATGTGGGGAGGTTCGATTGATTTCAAAACGCCCATGTTATATGCCGTGGGCTTCGTGGCGATGTTCACGGTCGGCGGTATTAGCGGTGTGATGCACTCCATGGCGTCCTCAGACGCGCAGCAGCAGGACACCTACTTCATCGTGGCGCATATCCATTATGTTCTGTTCGGCGGCGCGATATTCGCCATATTCGCGGGAATATACTACTGGTTCCCGAAGATTACGGGGCGCATGTACAGCGAGACGCTGGGCAAAATTAACTTCTGGATCACGATGGTGGGCTTCAACCTTGCGTTCTTCCCGCAGCACTTCCTCGGGCTGGACGGCATGCCGCGCCGCATATACACATACGACGCGAGCATGGGCTGGAACCTTTGGAACGGCGTGTCCACCGCAGGCGTGATAATTCTCGCCATCGGCATACTGATTTTCATGCACAACATCGTCAAGAGCTGGCGCAAGGGCGAACTGGCAGGCGGCGACCCGTGGGATGGCAGGACGCTTGAATGGTCCATACCTTCCCCGCCGCCGGAGTATAACTTCGCAGAGATTCCCACCGTGTACGACAGGGACGACTGGTGGGCGGGCAAACGACGCGAGGTGCGGCGCGGCGTCCCGGTCGCGGGTGGCTCAGGCGAAGACGAACACCACGACATACATCTGCCACAACCGTCGTACTGGCCGCTTGTGGTGGCAATAGGCTTA